The DNA segment GACATGGCGCTGTACTATATCGGCGGCATCATCAAGCATGCCCGCGCCCTGAACGCCTTCACCAACCCGACGACCAACAGCTACAAGCGTCTGGTTCCGGGCTACGAGGCTCCGGTGCTGCTGGCCTACTCCAGCCGCAACCGCTCGGCCTCCTGCCGTATTCCGTACGTGAACAACCCGAAGGGCAAGCGCGTCGAAGTCCGTTTCCCGGACCCGGCCGCCAACCCCTATCTGGCCTTCGCCGCCCAGCTCATGGCCGGTCTGGACGGCATCCAGAACAAGATCCATCCGGGCGAGGCGATGGACAAGAACCTCTACGACCTCCCGCCGGAGGAGTTGAAGGAGGTTCCGACCGTCTGCCGTTCGCTGCGCGAAGCGATGGAGAATCTGGACGCCGACCGCGAGTTCCTGATGAAGGGCGACGTGTTCACTGCGGACATGATCGACAGCTACATCGATCTGAAGATGGAAGAGGTCCTCGCCTTCGAGACCTCCCCGCACCCGATCGAGTACAAGATGTACTACTCGGTCTGATCCTTACCGATCAGAATCGGCATGGAGGGCCGCCCGGCGACGGGCGGCCCTTTTCATTTCCACTCTATGGAACGGAATTACGGCTGAGACCACCGTACGGTACCGGCGATTTGCCCGTCTTCGATGCGGAGGGCCCGGTCCGGTTTGTCCACCGCTGCGGCCACATCCACGACCTGGGCCGGTCCGATCCAGACCGGCGTGCTGAAACGGTCCTCCGGCAGCGGCATCAGATAGAGATACAGCAGGGCCGCGATGGCCAGCAGCATCGCCGCCCCGAGCAGCCGGATGAATATCCTGGCAATGGTCACATCGGCTTCCAGGCACGGCGACGCCCCAGCGCGCGTCGGGACGTGCTATACTGCTTCCGACCGGACAGACCTGCCACAACTCCTCGCCAACCATTCCGTGCGATCTGGATGAAACCTGCCCTGCCTGCCCTACTGCTCGCCGCCCTGGCCCTTGCCAGCTCCTCCGCCCACGCGTCGGAGGCGGAGGCGAAGGATGTGGCACGGAACGCCAATTGCCCGCCCGGGAAGGTGGAGGTGCTGAAGCGGACCCAGGGCGGCAACGCGGAAACGATCTACAAGATCGCCTGCAGCGGCCAGAAGGACGTGTTCGTGGCGGTCCGATGCGTGGGCCGGCTGTGCGTGCTGTTGCGCTAGCGGCTTTTCACAGGTGCTCGGCCAGCCATTCCTTAAGCTTCTCCAGTACCTCCGGCGCTACTGCACCCTCGAAGCCGGGACCGTTCTCCTCCACGCTCTTCAGATTGTGGCTGACTCCTTCCGGAACGGTCACCTGACTTCCCGGCAGTTTGGCGACGGGTCGGGCCAGCGCGGCGGCATCCCGCTCGACCGAAACCTGGGCATCGGCCTTGCCGGTCAGGACCAGGACCGGCATGTCCAGCCCGGCCGCCGCCTGGGCGGGATCGAAACGGAGCAGGGATTGCAGGAATGGCCCGGCATAGTCCGGGTAGAGCGCCTTGAGGCCGGCCGGAACGTCATCCGGCACCCTGCCCGTCCTTATGATCTCATCGGAGATGCGTCGGCTGGCCCCCAGCATATCCGCTGCAACATCCGGCGGGGCATTCTGCGCTTCCAACGTCCGCTCGAGCTGCTCCTCGATGACGGCAGCAAGCGGCCGGCCCGGCGTGGACAGAAGGATCAGGACCTTGGGCCTTACGGTACCGCGCGCAGTCAGATCCAGCGCGACCAGACCACCCTCGCTATGGCCGGCGATGCCGATCCGCGCCGGGTCCACAGCCTGCTGCTCCGCCAGGAACCGGAACGCGCCGGCCGCATCCTCCACGAATGCGTCCCAGCGGGTGAAGTTCGGAAGAGCGGCCGGATCGGTTGGCATCGTCGCCTTGTTCGCGAACATGCCGCGCTTGTCGTAGCGCAGCGTGGCGATCCCTTCTGCCGCCAGCATGTCGGCCAACTGCTTCAGCAGATCGATCCTAACCGGAACCAGCGGGTTGTTTCCATTCCGGTCGGTAGGCCCGCTGCCCTGGATCAGCAGCAGCGCCGGATGCCTTCCCGCCCCGTCCGGCACATTCAGGGTTCCGGCCAGGGGGACGCCGTCCGCCCCTTGGAACGTGACTTCCCGCTCAACCGCAGCCGCAGGACCCGCGAGACACGCGGACCCGAACAGCAGAGCTGCGGCGAGAAGGCGCTTCAACATTCCATGATCTCCAACGCACTCACTTGCGGCTGCGGAATGCCGCAGCGAGCGTCTTCATCGCGCTGGCCTGATCCGGGCTGACCTCCGCGCCGCTCGCTGCATTGGCCAGCGGCGCCCGCTCACCCTGGCCGATCTGGGCGACCAGCGCATCGAGCGCGGTGGGAGAAAGGCGGCGCTGGGGCCGCGCACTGCCGCGGGACGCTGCGACCGGAGCGGAACTCCTGGCAATAACGGCGTCGCCATCCTTTGTTGCCCGCGCCACGCGCTCAACGGCGCTGCCGGCGATTGCCTTCAGGAATGGCTGCGCGAGGCCCCGCAGGAGTTGCTCATCCTCCAGCGCCATGGCGATCAGGATGCGTTGCGCCTGACCGCGGCTTCCGCCGGCCGACCGCAATGCCTCCCGCACTTTGAGCGTAACGTAAGTGTCGCCCATCTCGGTACTCCCTCCGGCCGCGCATGGTCCAAAGGTACCGGAGGCCGACCGTGACGGAAATGGGGAATCGTCATGCCGCAGGCGTTCCATTCCTACTCGCCAGCCGGACACGCCGGGGATACTCTCCCACCATCATGCTGATCGAGATTTATGTCGACCTGATCTGTCCCTGGTGCCTGATCGGCAAGCGCCGCCTTGACCGTGCGCTGGCGGAACGGCCGCGCATGCCCGTCGATCTGCGCTGGGCCGCCTTCCAGCTCAATCCCGACATGCCGAAAGGCGGCATGGACAGGGCGCGTTACATGGCCATGAAGTTCGGCGGCGCCGACCGGGCTGCCCAAGTCTACCAGATGATCGAGCGGGCAGCCCGCCGCGATGGGCTGGAGGTGCGCTTCGACCGGCTGCGCCGCACGCCGAATACAGCCGACGCGCATCGAATGGTGCGGCTGGCCGATGGCTACGGCCTCTCTACCGCCATGGTGGATGCGCTGTTCCAGGCCTATTTCTTCGAGGAGCTGGATATCGGCGACCGGGAGGTGCTCTCCGCCCTCGCCGCCCGCCTGGGCATCGACCGGGAGGAAGCGGCCCGGTACCTCGCCTCCGACAAGGACGTCATTGCTGTACGCAACAGCGACATCCAGGCCCGCCAGCTCGGCATCCAGGCCGTGCCCTACTACATCTTCAATCGCCGCTACGGTGTCGCCGGCGCCCAGGAGGTGGAAACCTTCCTTCCCCTGCTGGACATCGCCGCCGAGGTTCCGACCGTCAGCGCCTAGAATTGATCGGCCGCCAGGGAGCGGTGTTCCGGCCGCGCACCGCTGGCCGGAAATTCTTCGGCGGCTCCGGCGGCGGGGGTGGAGGCGGCGGCGGGGCCGGCATGTCGGCCACCTTCTCCCCCGCCGCCATCTGCGCCAGCGCCTGCATGAACTGCCGCGTCCCGGCCATCCTGGTCTCCGGGCTGTCCCAGGGCCGCAGCAGAACCAGCTTGTGGTCCGGGCGCAGCTTGGCCGTGCCGGCCTGGGACTGGATGAACTCCACCAGCCGGCTTGGATTCTTGAAGCTGTTCTCGCGGAAGCCGGCGACGGCGCCCTTCGGCCCGGCATCCAGGCTTTGGACCCCGGCCTCCTTGCACAGCCGCTTGATCTCCACGAGCTTCAGAAGATTGTCCACCTCCTCCGGAAGCGGGCCGAAACGGTCGATCATTTCGGCTGCGAACGCATCGATCTCCTGCCGGTCCACCAGATCGGAGACGCGGCGATAGAGGGTCAGCCGCTCCCCCAGATCGGGCACATAGGCTTCCGGGATCAGCACCGGCATGCCCAGATTGATCTGGGGCGACCAGCTTTCCTGCATGGGCGGCCCGCCGTCGCGGCCCTGGCGGGCAGCGGCCACCGCCTCCTCCAGCATCTGCTGGTACAGCTCCACCCCGACCTCGCGGATCTGGCCGGACTGCTCCTCGCCCAGCAGGTTGCCTGCGCCGCGGATGTCCATGTCGTGGCTGGCGAGCTGGAAGCCGGCCCCGAGGCTGTCCAGCGTCTCGATGACGTGCAGCCGCTGGGTGGCCGTGGCCGACAGCACCGTGCGGGGCTGATAGGTCAGGTAAGCGTAGCCGCGGGTCTTGGACCGGCCGACGCGGCCGCGGATCTGATAGAGCTGGGCCAGGCCGAACAGATCGGCGCGGTGAACGATCAGCGTGTTGGCGTTGGGGATGTCCAGCCCGCTCTCGATGATGTTGGTGGCCAGCAGCACATCGTACTTCGCCTCGTCGAAGGCGGTCATCACCTCCTCCAACTGGGTGGCCGGCATCTGGCCGTGCGCCACTACCACCTTCACCTCCGGCACCAGCTCCTCCAGCCGGAGGCGGATCTTCTCCAGATCCTCGATGCGCGGGCAGACATAGAAGCTCTGCCCGCCCCGGAAATGCTCCCGCATGATCGCTTCGCGGATCACCACCGGATCGTAGGGCAGCACGAAGGTCCGCACCGCCAGCCGGTCCACCGGCGGTGTGGCGATCAAGGACAGCTCGCGCACGCCGGACAGGGCCAGTTGCAGCGTGCGCGGGATCGGAGTCGCGGTCAGGGTCAGCACATGGACATCGGCCCGCAGCTCCTTCAGCCGCTCCTTCTGCTTCACGCCGAAATGCTGCTCCTCATCCACGATGACCATGCCGAGATTCTTGAACTGCAGGGTCTTGGACAGGAGCGCATGGGTGCCGACCACGATGTCCACCGTGCCGTCGGCCAGCCCGGCCTTGGCCTGGTTGACCTCCTTCGTGGTCGCCAGCCGCGACATGTGCGCGATGTTCACCGGCAGGCCGGCGAAGCGCTGCTCGAAGGTGCGGCTGTGCTGCCGGGCCAGCAGGGTGGTCGGCACGACCACGGCCACCTGCATGCCGTTCATCACCGCCATGAAGGCGGCCCGCAGCGCCACCTCCGTCTTGCCGAAGCCGACATCGCCGCAGACCAGCCGGTCCATGGGCCGGCCGCTGCCGAGATCGCCAATCACGTCCTGGATGGCGTTGAGCTGGTCCTCGGTTTCGGCGAAGGGGAAGCGGGCGCAGAACTCGTCCCAGGCGCCGTCGGGAATCTCCACCGGCTGGGCCGTGCGCAACTGCCGCTCCGCCGCGATGCGCAGCAGGGCGTCCGCCATGTCCTTCAGCCGCTTCTTGACGCGCGCCTTGCGCGACTGCCAGCCGGCCCCGCCCAGCTTGTCCAGCGTCGCCCCCGATTCCTCGGAGCCGTAGCGGGACAGCATCTCGATATTCTCGACCGGGACATAGAGCTTGTCCCCGCCCTCATAGATGATGCGCAGGCAGTCGTGCGGCGCGCCGGTGACGGTCAGGGTCTCCAGCCCGTCATATTTGCCGATGCCGTGGTCGATATGGACGACGAAGTCGCCGGGATTGAGGCTTGCGGCCTCCGCGATGAAGTTGGCGGCGCGCCGCTTCTTCTTCGCCCCCGTCCGCACCAGACGGTCGCCGAGGATGTCCTGCTCGGTGATGACGGCCAGGTCCGGCGTGACGAAGCCGTGATCCAGGGCCAGCACGACCAGGGCCGTCACGTTCCGCTTCAGCTCCCCCACCTCGGCCCAGGCTTCCACGGTCTTGACCCGATCGACGCCATGTTCCTTCAGCAGCGCCAGCAGGCGGTCGCGGGCACCGGTGGAATAGCCGGCGATGACGACGCGCCGCCCCTCCGCCTGCAAGGCTCCGATATGCTCCTTCAGCACCTCGTAGACATTGACGCCCTGCTGCACCCGGGCTTCGGCGAAGTCGCGACCCTTGCGCCCCTGCGCATCCAGCAGATCGGGATTGACCCCGCCCTCCACCGCGGCGAAGGGGGAGAGCTGGCCCACGGCGCGGGCGTTCAGATGCAGGTCCCAGGCGCCACCGTCCAGGAACATCAGGTTGGGCGGCACCGGCTTGTAGACCGGATTGCCGGACTGCTTCTCCGCCTCCTTCAGGGTGCGGCGGGCCTGATGGAAGTCGCCGATCTGCGCCAAGCGCTGGTCCCGCGCCTCCTCCGCGTTCGGGTCCAGGCTGACGGCCGCATCCGGCAGATAGTCGAAGATCGTTTCCAGGCCGGAATGGAACAGGGGCAGCCAGTGCTCCATCCCGCCATGCTTGCGCCCGGCGCTGACCGCCTCATAGAGCGGATCGTCGCCCATCACCACGCCGAACAGCTCGCGGTAGCCGCTGCGGAAACGCTGGATCGACATCTCGTCCAGGAACACCTCCGACATCGGCTTGAGCGTGAAGCCGTCCCGCTTCTCGATGGTGAGCTGGGTCATGGCGTCGAAGGTGCGCACCCCGTCCAGCTCATCCCCGAACAGGTCCAGGCGCAACGGCTCCGCCGATCCCGGCGGGAACAGGTCGATGATGCCGCCGCGGATGGCGTATTCGCCCGGCTCCCGCACCGTCTGGGTCCGGGTGTAGCCGTTGTTGGCCATGAAGCGGTTCAGCTCGTCCGTGCTGATCCGCTCCCCCACCTTGGCGCGGAAGGTGGCGTTCCGGAAGGCGAGGCGCGGCGGCACCTTCTGAAGCGCCGCATTCACCGTGGTGATCACCAGCAGCGGCTTCGTCTCCGCCGGCGCGGTCTTCCCCTTCGGCTTGGCCGCCCGCTCCATCATGCGGGTCAGCGCGTCGATGCGCCGGGCCACGATGTCGCCATTGGGGCTGACCCGGTCATAGGGCAGGCAGTCCCAGGCCGGGAACTGCACCACCTCCACCTCCGGATCGAAGAAGGCCACCGCCTCTGCCAGCCGCGCCGCCCGCGCATCCTCCACCGCCACATGAAGCAGCCCGGCCGGCCCCGCGCTACGGGCAAGCTGCGCCAGCACCCTTGCATCCTGCCCTTCCGGCGCGCCGGCGATCAGGACGCGGCGGGGAGCACCGGGGTCGAGGGCGAGGCTTTGATCGATCTTCACGGAACAGGCTCGTCTATCAAGGGGCTTCAGCGGGCGCCGGGACGCTAACTAATAGCGACGATCCGCCGGGCGGCAAGAGTGGACGGCACGCAAGCACGCGACGCCAACGCGCCGCCGCGCGTGTTATGCCATCGCAAACATGCCTCCAGCCGGATTTCCGGACATGACGGACGATCTTCACGGCGGGTGTCTCTGCGGCGCGGTACGTTACCGGATTTCCGGAGCCATCGCCGCGACCGGCGTTGCCTACTGCCATTGCGGCATGTGCCGCAAGGCGTCCGGCGCGCCGGTCATGGCCTGGGCCACATTTCCGGCTGGTGCGGTCTGGCTGACCGGCGGTGCGCCGGCGAGCTACGCATCGTCGCCGAAGGCATTGCGGCAGTTCTGCCCGAACTGCGGCACCCAGCTCTTCTTCACCTACACGGAGGGGGAGCCGGAGTTCGACGTCGCCATCTGCACCCTGGATGATCCGTCCCTGCTCCCGCCCCGCTATCATATCTGGACGGCAAGCATTCTGCCCTGGTTCGAGACCGCGGACAGCCTGCCGCGGCATACGGATGACGGTCCGGACTGGTCTCCCTATCGAGCTGGCCGTTAGAGGTCGGTCTGGGCGACCTGGGGACGGCTGAGGCAGGATTGCAGCCTCTCCGCCCGGCTGGCCGCGTCCGACGCCCAGGATGCCTGGACAAGGGCGACGCAATTGGTGAAATCAGGGTGTTCATCCACAAGGCTGGCATGGCGCATGGCCGGGCCGCCCGTACCGGCACAGGCGGAGAGCATCAGGACGAGGAGCAGGGCACTGGCGGTTTTCATGGGATCGTCTCCCGGCGGAAATGACGATCCCATCTACACACCGCTGTGTTTCTGGCCTGTGTCTTCCCGCACAGGGCACTCCAAGCTTGGCGCAACGCAGGAATGCATGCTTG comes from the Indioceanicola profundi genome and includes:
- a CDS encoding DsbA family oxidoreductase — its product is MLIEIYVDLICPWCLIGKRRLDRALAERPRMPVDLRWAAFQLNPDMPKGGMDRARYMAMKFGGADRAAQVYQMIERAARRDGLEVRFDRLRRTPNTADAHRMVRLADGYGLSTAMVDALFQAYFFEELDIGDREVLSALAARLGIDREEAARYLASDKDVIAVRNSDIQARQLGIQAVPYYIFNRRYGVAGAQEVETFLPLLDIAAEVPTVSA
- a CDS encoding alpha/beta hydrolase family protein, whose product is MLKRLLAAALLFGSACLAGPAAAVEREVTFQGADGVPLAGTLNVPDGAGRHPALLLIQGSGPTDRNGNNPLVPVRIDLLKQLADMLAAEGIATLRYDKRGMFANKATMPTDPAALPNFTRWDAFVEDAAGAFRFLAEQQAVDPARIGIAGHSEGGLVALDLTARGTVRPKVLILLSTPGRPLAAVIEEQLERTLEAQNAPPDVAADMLGASRRISDEIIRTGRVPDDVPAGLKALYPDYAGPFLQSLLRFDPAQAAAGLDMPVLVLTGKADAQVSVERDAAALARPVAKLPGSQVTVPEGVSHNLKSVEENGPGFEGAVAPEVLEKLKEWLAEHL
- a CDS encoding GFA family protein, with the protein product MTDDLHGGCLCGAVRYRISGAIAATGVAYCHCGMCRKASGAPVMAWATFPAGAVWLTGGAPASYASSPKALRQFCPNCGTQLFFTYTEGEPEFDVAICTLDDPSLLPPRYHIWTASILPWFETADSLPRHTDDGPDWSPYRAGR
- the mfd gene encoding transcription-repair coupling factor, translating into MKIDQSLALDPGAPRRVLIAGAPEGQDARVLAQLARSAGPAGLLHVAVEDARAARLAEAVAFFDPEVEVVQFPAWDCLPYDRVSPNGDIVARRIDALTRMMERAAKPKGKTAPAETKPLLVITTVNAALQKVPPRLAFRNATFRAKVGERISTDELNRFMANNGYTRTQTVREPGEYAIRGGIIDLFPPGSAEPLRLDLFGDELDGVRTFDAMTQLTIEKRDGFTLKPMSEVFLDEMSIQRFRSGYRELFGVVMGDDPLYEAVSAGRKHGGMEHWLPLFHSGLETIFDYLPDAAVSLDPNAEEARDQRLAQIGDFHQARRTLKEAEKQSGNPVYKPVPPNLMFLDGGAWDLHLNARAVGQLSPFAAVEGGVNPDLLDAQGRKGRDFAEARVQQGVNVYEVLKEHIGALQAEGRRVVIAGYSTGARDRLLALLKEHGVDRVKTVEAWAEVGELKRNVTALVVLALDHGFVTPDLAVITEQDILGDRLVRTGAKKKRRAANFIAEAASLNPGDFVVHIDHGIGKYDGLETLTVTGAPHDCLRIIYEGGDKLYVPVENIEMLSRYGSEESGATLDKLGGAGWQSRKARVKKRLKDMADALLRIAAERQLRTAQPVEIPDGAWDEFCARFPFAETEDQLNAIQDVIGDLGSGRPMDRLVCGDVGFGKTEVALRAAFMAVMNGMQVAVVVPTTLLARQHSRTFEQRFAGLPVNIAHMSRLATTKEVNQAKAGLADGTVDIVVGTHALLSKTLQFKNLGMVIVDEEQHFGVKQKERLKELRADVHVLTLTATPIPRTLQLALSGVRELSLIATPPVDRLAVRTFVLPYDPVVIREAIMREHFRGGQSFYVCPRIEDLEKIRLRLEELVPEVKVVVAHGQMPATQLEEVMTAFDEAKYDVLLATNIIESGLDIPNANTLIVHRADLFGLAQLYQIRGRVGRSKTRGYAYLTYQPRTVLSATATQRLHVIETLDSLGAGFQLASHDMDIRGAGNLLGEEQSGQIREVGVELYQQMLEEAVAAARQGRDGGPPMQESWSPQINLGMPVLIPEAYVPDLGERLTLYRRVSDLVDRQEIDAFAAEMIDRFGPLPEEVDNLLKLVEIKRLCKEAGVQSLDAGPKGAVAGFRENSFKNPSRLVEFIQSQAGTAKLRPDHKLVLLRPWDSPETRMAGTRQFMQALAQMAAGEKVADMPAPPPPPPPPPEPPKNFRPAVRGRNTAPWRPINSRR